A genomic window from Salvia splendens isolate huo1 chromosome 11, SspV2, whole genome shotgun sequence includes:
- the LOC121755597 gene encoding 65-kDa microtubule-associated protein 2-like, whose product MNMKKPLGGSLLQQLHRLAEARVVELTNLLSAFGEKTYAGIPDKTSGTNKEQLQAIAPALDKLWKQKDEKTKEYSDVQSQIKKISAEYLGCSW is encoded by the exons ATGAATATGAAGAAACCACTTGGCGGATCTTTGCTGCAGCAACTTCAT AGACTGGCAGAAGCTAGAGTTGTTGAACTCACCAATCTCTTATCAGCTTTTGGAGAAAAGACTTATGCCGGAATT CCCGACAAGACGTCAGGAACGAATAAGGAACAGCTTCAAGCTATAGCTCCTGCACTGGATAAACTATGGAAACAAAAGGATGAGAAGACAAAAGAGTATTCTGATGTTCAATCTCAAATAAAGAAGATATCTGCAG AATATTTGGGATGTAGTTGGTGA